One genomic region from Bufo bufo chromosome 3, aBufBuf1.1, whole genome shotgun sequence encodes:
- the LOC120993154 gene encoding uncharacterized protein DDB_G0290685-like has protein sequence MPECLGAWLGGLRLSRSRGSIAKVIRRRRVPDILATVATKMADTEDAEGPDMDAAEDQEGRTGLESERSERAVNDENTGPTAGDQGTSAEPVLDDPRAEHENMITTSTHLPERDGPDPSTQDTVLEDVTDNNSASATDERPILPEPPNDQISKDEQHSTGADTSPRIIGGGKGGDDGAKAEEDGDKAEEDGAKAEEDGDKAEEDGDKAEEDEAKAEEDGAKAEEDGDKAGEDGAKAEEDGAKAGEDGAKAEENGAKAEEDGAKAREDGAKAEEDGAKAGEDGAKAGEDGYKAGEDRAKAGEDGDKAEEDGDKAEEDGAKAGEDGAKAGEDGAKAGEDGAKAGEDGAKTEKDGAKAEEDRAKSEEDGDKAGEDGAKVREDGAKAEEDGAKAEENGAKAEEDGAKAGEDRAKAEEDGAKAGEDGAKAGEDGYKAGEDRAKAGEDGDKAEEDGDKAEEDGAKAGEDGAKAGEDGAKAGEDGAKAGEDGAKTEKDGAKAEEDRAKAEEDGDKAGEDGAKVREDGAKAEEDEAKAEEDGDKAGEDGAKVREDGAKAEENGAKAEEDGAKAREDGAKAEEDGAKAGEDGAKAGEDGYKAGEDRAKAGEDGDKAEEDGDKAEEDGAKAGEDGAKAGEDGAKAGEDGAKTEKDGAKAEEDGAKAEEDGDKAGEDGAKAREDGDKAGEDGAKAGEDGGKAEEDGAKAEEDGDKAEEDGAKAEEDGDKAEEDGAKAGEDGAKAGEDGAKAGEDGAKTEKDGAKAEEDGDKAEEDGDKAGEDRAKAREDGDKAEEDGARAEEDGAKAGEDGDKAEEGGAKAEEDRAKAEEDGDKAGEDGAKVREDGAKAEEDEVKAEKDRDKAGEDEVKAGEDGAKAGEDGAKAGEDGDKAGEDEVKAEEDGDKAGEDEWRME, from the exons ATGCCT GAATGCTTAGGGGCGTGGTTAGGCGGCCTGCGCCTCTCTCGGTCACGTGGTAGTATTGCCAAGGTGATTAGGAGACGCCGGGTGCCTGATATCCTAGCAACCGTGGCAACAAAGATGGCGGACACTGAGGACGCAGAGGGGCCAG ATATGGACGCCGCTGAAGACCAGGAGGGACGGACAGGTCTGGAGAGCGAGCGATCAGAGCGAGCCGTAAATGACGAGAACACAGGACCGACGGCGGGTGACCAGGGGACGAGCG CTGAACCAGTACTTGATGATCCACGTGCAGAACATGAGAACATGATTACGACGTCCACGCATTTACCAGAGAGGGATGGACCGGATCCCTCTACCCAGGATACTGTCCTAGAGGATGTCACCGATAATAACTCAGCCTCTGCCACAGACGAGCGCCCCATATTACCTGAACCCCCCAATGACCAGATCTCTAAGGATGAGCAGCACAGCACAGGAGCTGATACCTCACCTAGAATTATTGGTGGAGGAAAAGGTGGGGATGACGGAGCTAAAGCAGAGGAGGATGGAGATAAAGCAGAGGAGGACGGAGCTAAAGCAGAGGAGGATGGAGATAAAGCAGAGGAGGATGGAGATAAAGCAGAGGAGGACGAAGCTAAAGCAGAGGAGGACGGAGCTAAAGCAGAGGAGGACGGAGATAAAGCAGGTGAGGACGGAGCTAAAGCAGAGGAGGACGGAGCTAAAGCAGGGGAGGACGGAGCTAAAGCAGAGGAGAACGGAGCTAAAGCAGAGGAGGACGGAGCTAAAGCAAGGGAGGACGGAGCTAAAGCAGAGGAGGACGGAGCTAAAGCAGGGGAGGACGGAGCTAAAGCAGGGGAGGACGGATATAAAGCAGGGGAGGACAGAGCTAAAGCAGGGGAGGACGGAGATAAAGCAGAGGAGGATGGAGATAAAGCAGAGGAGGACGGAGCTAAAGCAGGGGAGGACGGAGCTAAAGCAGGGGAGGACGGAGCTAAAGCAGGGGAGGACGGAGCTAAAGCAGGGGAGGACGGAGCTAAAACAGAGAAGGACGGAGCTAAAGCAGAGGAGGACAGAGCTAAATCAGAGGAGGATGGAGATAAAGCAGGGGAGGACGGAGCTAAAGTAAGGGAGGACGGAGCTAAAGCAGAGGAGGACGGAGCTAAAGCAGAGGAGAACGGAGCTAAAGCAGAGGAGGACGGAGCTAAAGCAGGGGAGGACAGGGCTAAAGCAGAGGAGGACGGAGCTAAAGCAGGGGAGGACGGAGCTAAAGCAGGGGAGGACGGATATAAAGCAGGGGAGGACAGAGCTAAAGCAGGGGAGGACGGAGATAAAGCAGAGGAGGATGGAGATAAAGCAGAGGAGGACGGAGCTAAAGCAGGGGAGGACGGAGCTAAAGCAGGGGAGGACGGAGCTAAAGCAGGGGAGGACGGAGCTAAAGCAGGGGAGGACGGAGCTAAAACAGAGAAGGACGGAGCTAAAGCAGAGGAGGACAGAGCTAAAGCAGAGGAGGATGGAGATAAAGCAGGGGAGGACGGAGCTAAAGTAAGGGAGGACGGAGCTAAAGCAGAGGAGGACGAAGCTAAAGCAGAGGAGGATGGAGATAAAGCAGGGGAGGACGGAGCTAAAGTAAGGGAGGACGGAGCTAAAGCAGAGGAGAACGGAGCTAAAGCAGAGGAGGACGGAGCTAAAGCAAGGGAGGACGGAGCTAAAGCAGAGGAGGACGGAGCTAAAGCAGGGGAGGACGGAGCTAAAGCAGGGGAGGACGGATATAAAGCAGGGGAGGACAGAGCTAAAGCAGGGGAGGACGGAGATAAAGCAGAGGAGGATGGAGATAAAGCAGAGGAGGACGGAGCTAAAGCAGGGGAGGACGGAGCTAAAGCAGGGGAGGACGGAGCTAAAGCAGGGGAGGACGGAGCTAAAACAGAGAAGGACGGAGCTAAAGCAGAGGAGGACGGAGCTAAAGCAGAGGAGGATGGAGATAAAGCAGGGGAGGACGGAGCTAAAGCAAGGGAGGACGGAGATAAAGCAGGGGAGGACGGAGCTAAAGCAGGGGAGGACGGAGGTAAAGCAGAGGAGGACGGAGCTAAAGCAGAGGAGGACGGAGATAAAGCAGAGGAGGACGGAGCTAAAGCAGAGGAGGATGGAGATAAAGCAGAGGAGGACGGAGCTAAAGCAGGGGAGGACGGAGCTAAAGCAGGGGAGGACGGAGCTAAAGCAGGGGAGGACGGAGCTAAAACAGAGAAGGACGGAGCTAAAGCAGAGGAGGATGGAGATAAAGcagaggaggatggggataaAGCAGGGGAGGACAGAGCTAAAGCAAGGGAGGACGGAGATAAAGCAGAGGAGGACGGAGCTAGAGCAGAGGAGGACGGAGCTAAAGCAGGGGAGGATGGAGATAAAGCAGAGGAGGGCGGAGCTAAAGCAGAGGAGGACAGAGCTAAAGCAGAGGAGGATGGAGATAAAGCAGGGGAGGACGGAGCTAAAGTAAGGGAGGACGGAGCTAAAGCAGAGGAGGACGAGGTTAAAGCAGAGAAGGACAGAGATAAAGCAGGGGAGGATGAGGTTAAAGCAGGGGAGGACGGAGCTAAAGCAGGGGAGGACGGAGCTAAAGCAGGGGAGGATGGAGATAAAGCAGGGGAGGACGAGGTTAAAGCAGAGGAGGACGGAGATAAAGCAGGGGAGGACGAG TGGAGGATGGAGTAA